The Coregonus clupeaformis isolate EN_2021a chromosome 26, ASM2061545v1, whole genome shotgun sequence genome window below encodes:
- the LOC121540692 gene encoding aquaporin-9-like has translation MEMKHRRTMRQRYALKHGILKEFLAEFLGTFILVLFGVGSVAQTVLSRNTMGETLTIHIGFSVGLMMAVYVAGGVSGAHVNPAVSLAMVILGKLKFYKFPVYVVAQFLGAFSGAAAVFGLYYDAFMDFTNGILSVTGINATGHIFASYPARSLTILGGLIDQAVGTGMLVLCILAIIDGKNIGAPRGMEPLCIGLVIMAIGVSMGLNCGYPLNPARDLGPRVFTAVAGWGWEVFSTSDYWWWVPVAGPMVGGVVGALVYFLFIEMHHKQPEKPHEVEEEDEEEEEEDLEEDSSLKDKYEMIPMS, from the exons GCTATGCTCTGAAACATGGGATACTCAAGGAGTTCCTGGCTGAGTTCCTGGGGACTTTTATCTTGGTT TTGTTTGGCGTTGGGTCTGTTGCTCAGACGGTCCTGAGTCGTAATACCATGGGGGAGACGCTCACCATCCACATAGGCTTCTCTGTAGGACTGATGATGGCAGTGTACGTGGCCGGAGGAGTGTCAG GTGCCCATGTGAACCCTGCTGTCTCCCTGGCCATGGTGATCCTGGGAAAACTCAAGTTCTATAAGTTCCCCGTCTATGTCGTCGCTCAGTTCCTCGGTGCTTTCTCTGGAGCTGCTGCAGTGTTTGGGCTTTATTATG ATGCTTTTATGGACTTCACCAACGGAATTTTATCAGTGACTGGTATTAATGCCACCGGTCACATCTTTGCCTCTTACCCTGCCAGGTCCCTGACCATCCTCGGAGGCCTCATAGACCAG GCAGTGGGAACAGGCATGCTGGTGTTGTGTATCCTGGCCATCATCGATGGGAAGAACATCGGCGCCCCTAGGGGCATGGAGCCACTGTGCATCGGCCTGGTCATCATGGCTATCGGGGTGTCCATGGGGCTGAACTGTGGGTACCCCCTCAACCCTGCCAGGGACCTGGGGCCACGGGTCTTCACTGCTGTAGCAGGCTGGGGCTGGGAGGTGTTCAG CACATCAGACTACTGGTGGTGGGTCCCCGTGGCTGGGCCGATGGTAGGGGGCGTAGTCGGGGCCCTGGTCTACTTCCTGTTCATCGAGATGCATCACAAACAGCCGGAGAAACCCCacgaggtggaggaggaggatgaagaggaggaggaggaagatctGGAGGAGGACAGCAGTCTTAAGGACAAATACGAGATGATACCCATGAGTTAG